In Kogia breviceps isolate mKogBre1 unplaced genomic scaffold, mKogBre1 haplotype 1 scaffold_443, whole genome shotgun sequence, the DNA window GCTTCCACCACCACTGCCCAAGCCTCCTGCAAAGGCTTGGGCTGCGGCCCcaaagggcagggcaggagaaATTGTAATTGTTTTCTCAAAATTGTGAAATATTCCAGAAGAGGAGATGGGTGGGGAAAACAGTAAATACATAAGACAGATTCGCCAAGAGTTCAAAGCTGGTTTCCAGGCCCGTGAGGGCTGGTGACGGTCTCATCCCTGTACTTCAGACATTGTTTATTCCCCGAGGGAGAGTCTCTTTACTCTGAGTCCGGGacatttctctctgcttcctctgtcCACTGGGGCCGTGGTGCTTGGTTGGGCTGGGCAGGCCAGGCCCTGTGGCCTGTGGCCTGCAGCTGCGGGCCTGAGGGAACAAAGAGGAAACCCCGAACCAATGGGCTTGGACATCTAGGGGCCCAAGTGACCTGGCAGGATTCCTTGCCCGACCTGTAACAGGGCCTCCTGTTTGTGTGCACACAAGTGGGACAGATTCTCCCGCGAGCCCTGAGGCTCCCAGAGGAGACAGGAAAGGCCCGAGAGCAGTATGGCCATCAGTACATGCCACTGCCTCTTTCCCCGTACTCTCACATGCCTCGAGACTCAGGAAGGTGGGTGGACCAAAAATGGCTACCAGTCAGAGCTTACCTGTGTCAGGTACACCCTTGTCTGAGGCCTCACCTCTCCAGAggggtctgactccagagcccgaGCCCCCAGGGACTGCACTATACAGACACCAGGTGCTCTCTAAGGGTGTCTGTGCCACCATGAGACGGCATAAAACCCGGCCCCGTCGTTAGATGAGGGCTGCCTgggcgcgtgtgtgtgtgcagtagAAAGAGCGGGGCCTGGAATTCAGCCCCCTAGTTACCATTTACCATTCCTGACATTTACTTTGTTTCTACaagtctcagtttctccaccatTAAACGGGATCCCTGCCTGCCTTTGCTGACAGAAATTGAATGGAAGTGTTTATAAACatactctaaaaataaaattctcttgaaGCACAGATCTAGAAATAAAATACCCTGAGATCCCAGAATCTGCTGCCGCCATAGCCCCACATAGGTAAATATGTGGATTCTGCAAATAACCAAAGCCAGTCCGTTTCAATTCCATTTAAAACAAACCACTTTAACCTTTTTTCTTAGAAACTTTTCTGGAGTCCATGACGTATGTCGTGGCATCCTGAAACGGGGTTCTTGATGACGCCAGTTCATCTTGAGCACCCTGTGGCTGGCTAGTAACTCCGGGGCTACGTGTCCCGCAGTGACATGTCCCTACACTGCCACACGGTGTCATTCTTTGTGCCCGGGGTTTCCTCGTGGCCTCCTCCCTCGTGCTAGGCCACCCAGCTCTTCGTCACCATTTGCTGGTATCAGAACTAATGCTTCTGGTCTGGAGATGGACCGGCAGTTATCTTCGGGTAGAGAGAGTCAcgaaagaatattttttcatttatattttctgggttttctatagCGAGcatgtttcattttctaattaaaaaaaaaaaaaaagaatgacaaaaaatTGCTACTGACCCCAATTACCTCTCTTGATCCTAGACTGTACCATGACTTATAATGAGTTTAGGTGTCTGTCTCCCTAACAGATGCAACCCGGGGTGCTTCTTTGCAGCACACCAGCACTGGGCTGGCACTCagtgggtgctcagtaagtgcTGATGGACCTGTAATTGGCTGGCTGCCCGGCCAGGAGGCTGTTGAGAACCCATAGGGGTGGTGTCCACAAGGCCGCTCGGGTCCTGGAAAAGCACGCAACCACCCTCACCATCGGGGCTGAACCAAGCTGACTCTGAGGCCAGTGGCCCTGAGGTCATTTTGGACCTCCCACCTGACCTGGGCCgggcctcccctgcctccccagggctGGAGCGCTCAGCAGCACCGGGAGGTGCCCTCTGGTGGCCAGCCTAGGCCAGTGCCTGAGGCTGGCTCTGGGCCCGGGGTGGGCTGTGCTGGCCTCCTGGGCCTCGGCCTGTGGTTCCAGACATACTCTGAGCAGCGCTGCCCGCCACTGGGCCCAGTGGGTTCGCAGGAGGCGCCTGGGCCCAGCCCGCTGGAACTGGGTGATGGCAGTTCGCTGGACACAGCCCCGGGTCGCTGACTGGGCGCAGGCCTCTGGGACCCTGGCGGCGAGGGAGGAGCCCACGCCGAGGCCATCAGGGCCAGGACTCTACAGCGGGCTGCAGGGAGCCCTCCTCTGTCCCTGCCAGTGCACTGCAGGACGGGGACCTCCAGGCAAAGCCCCGTGCCTGtactcctcccccatccctcttcTGGAGAAATCACATTCAAATGGGCACAGAGAGCAGCAGAATTATCACACGACAGGGACAGGCATCCTGTTTAGGGGACACAGAGAAAGCAGTCCTGTcaactcctcctcccctcccatccccccacgaGCACTGGTTTATATCATCCAGGACCTCGTGTGTGTCTGGCCCGAGCTGGGCTGAGAATTTGCACACATTGTTTCTTATCCTAATCCCCGGAGCCACCCTGCAAGGCAGGCCTGTAATCTTCCTTGGACCTTCAGAGTTAGACTTGCCCAAAGAGgggtggcagagctggaaagtgcagagctggaatttgaccCCAGGGGCCAGGACCTCCTCTCCCCATCACCCCTAGCCCCCGGGACCTGCCACCAGCCGTCAAATACCCTCTACCCTGGCCCCAAACAAGCCCAAGGCCTAAGCCGGAAGCACAGTGCGGGGCTGCCCTCAGGCCATGGGCACCCACCTGGCGCTCAGCTTCGGGGCAGCATGGTCTCGGCTGACCCGCTGCAGGCAGGACTCACGTGCCCACAGcatccagcacagggcctgggcctgggttCTCTCTCCTGCCTGCTGGCGGGCCTCACAGCACTCGCCTGGGGCCACTTGCCTTGCAACGAAGGTCTGCTGGGCCCGGGCCCTCCTCACCTTGCTGTCCACCTGGTGTCCCTGTGCTTGGCTTCTCCAGCAGGAGAAGGGGGCCTGGGCCACGTGCTGCTCCTGAGGCCGGGCTGCAGCTTCTGGGGCTTCACTGGCAAGTGTGGCCCCTGGTGCCCATCTCCTCCGGCCATCCTGGAAGGCTGGACCCTTGACCCGGGGCGTCACTGTGTCTCTCACTACTCCACACCAGGCCCGGAAGTGGCTGTAGAACAGGTGCAGAGAAGGGGCCCAGCCGACTTCCCAGTCAAAAGTCacattaattcaaaatgacaccCGAAAATCCCCCACAAACCATCACTGGTTCTTCACAGTTTTGCATACACAGCCCTGTGCCTTAAGAACGTATGGATCGATGTATAACAGGTGAAAAGCTCTGGCTTTCATTTAGGGGCCTTGGCATGCACTGGCCCCCGCCCCGGAGGCAGGTGCTGCCCGGGAGGGTGTAGGAACCCGGCAGTTGTGGGTTCAGGTCCCCCTCCACCAAGAGAACATCCATGCCCTGCTTGCAAGGCCACTCTGGGGCAGGAGGTCAGTGAGGAGAAGGTGGTCCCCCGCTCCCAGATGGACCAAGAAAACATCAGCCACTCTGCGGTGAATGGTTCAATGGCCCCGTGGGGACACTGTGAACGCGTGTGAGTTTGTACAGAACCAACCCTGGGAGAAGGTGTCATCTGTcccctctgcttttattttttttttattattattatttttttttgtggtatgcgggcctcactgttgtggcctctcccttgcggagcacaggctccagacgcgcaggctcagcggccatggctcacgggcccagccgctccgcggcatgtgggatcttcccggaccggggcacgaacccgtgtcccctgcatcggcaggcggattctcaaccactgcgccaccagggaagccctccctctgcTTTTAAACATGCACCCATGAACGGTATATGTGTGTCACTAGAACATGTCTATTTcagatttctctctctttgtcGTGGCTGTTTGAGAAGTTGATTcccccccgcttttttttttttttttttggcctcaaggcatgtgggatcttagttccctgaccagggatcgaacccatgccccctgcagtggaagcacagagtcttaaccactggaccgccagggaagtccctgatttcccCATTTTAACTGTGAGCTCTGAAACCAAAGGGCTGACCCGGCCAGGAGGTGGAGACCCGGGGCTTGTCAGGGCATCGGGTGGGATTAGGGGCTTACCATCCCAGAACTCCCAAATAATTCATATAATGGAAGCTTGGTGGTTTTGACTCAAGGCTAGGGTCTCCCTTCATGCCCATGATGCCCGGGTCTCAGGCCTCCAGCCTGGACTGCCCCTAGAGCTGCAGAGGCCACCCAGCTTCCCATTCCTGGGCTCTCTCCCTGATTTTCCCGGGGTGGGAGTGACCCTCgctctcccacccccaggcccgGCCACCTCTGCAGTAGGAGCTGCTCTGGACTGGCCGCTGTGGGTCTCTGACGAGCTGCTGCCTCCTACCAGCCCCGGAACACGGCCCTGCGCAGGCCCTGGAGGCGGGCGCGCACACACCGCTGGTACTTTTCACGCAGGAGCTGCTGTCCTGTGGCCAGAGAGATGCTGAAGTGCCCCTAGGCACTCATTCCAGCCTCAGCCTGGGCCTCAAGGAACCACGGGCCCCTGCTCTGCCAGCCTCCGCCCTCTACCCAAGTGGGAACCAAGGAGGCCACCTAACTGTCTGGGTTAAGATGCTCCCATTACAGGCGTCTAACTGGTGACCAGGCCAACCAactcagagttttgttttgtttttttaatttcttgacgATGTTTAGGAGTCAGGAgaattcacataaaaatatagatttccAGCTTTTCTGTAAAAACAGAGGTCTGGCAACACTGGGCCAGCATTCCTGGGCAACGATTAGGCTGGAGAAGCAGCTGTCCCCAGTGGACAGGACACGAACTTTCCAGAACAACCAAATCCCCACCTGCCAGCCCACTGATACGATAGCGGTGGAGTGAGAAGCCTCTTAAATTGCTTCCAGTGATCTCCGCCTTCTGTGCTGGGTGGGCTCTGAGGACACTGTGACTCCTGAAGGCCAGGTGAGGATGACAAGGATGAAgatgaagatggtgatgatggtggtataGCACCCACGAGGAGCTGGGTTGTGAGCTGAGCACTTTGTGTGGATTGTCTCACAGAATTCCCGCAATCACTCTagcggcggcgggggtgggggtggggcggtaaccactgttatccccattttacggatgagtaAGCTGAGGTTAAGTAGCACGCTTGAAGTCCACACAGCCAGGGAATGGAAGAGCAGGTTAACGTGAACCCAAGCCTACAGCGTCCACGCCCCCCGGTCCTGCTCTGACACCCAGtcctggggcggggtgggggggcgggcaggggcgcGGTGGGAGCGTCCCATCACTGGACTCTGTGCTAGAGGACCAGAATCTTGGGTGTCCCTGACGGACCTTGGCGCCCCTCAGCCCTGGTGCTCCGTCCCAGTCCCCAACTCACTCTGCCAGTGGCAGTGACGGTGGCCCAGTGCACGTCGCTGCTGTCCCCGCCCCACTCCCGGGCCCACTGCTCCGTCTCCTGCTGCTGCACCAGCCGCTGCTGCCACAGGCCCAGCGCAGCCCTGCAGCTCTGATCCCAGGCCCGGGGGGCAGCCAGCTCTCTCCTGGCCCCCTGGGCTGTTGCCCCATGGCTCCAGCCAAGGAGGATGCTGGGAAGCGGAGTGTCCACCCTCAGGTGGTCATTGCCACCCTGGGCCAGcccggccctcccctcccctcccctcagagGCAGGGAGGGCTTGGGGTGACTCTTCTCCCTCCATGCATCATGGGGGAGAATGGGTTGCTGGGGGCTGGAGGGCTTAAATGCTGCTCCGAGGGTCACAATGACAGGTGGTCGGGATACAGTGGGAGCCCAGACCCCCGATGCCAAGTGCTGCACTCAGCTCCTAGTGAGGAGCGTTGCTACCGGCTGAGCGTTTACTGACGCCAGGCACTGCGCTAGGGGATGTGCGCGCCCCTCCCTCGCTGATTCCCGGTGGAGTGAGTCCTGTTATTACCCCCATACGAACGGGGagatagaggcagagagaggttaagcaacttgcccaagatcacacagccagtgagggaCAAAGCTGGGATTACGACAGCCATGAAATTTCTGGGAGAAATGGATACCTCACACCTTTCAGCAGGGCAGGGTAGGAGGGCAGGAGGCTCTGAGAGGATCTGAGTCTGGGGTGTGAGGGGAGCCCTCTGGGATGCAGACCCCAAGGGGGTGCGGTGGGAAGGGCAAGGATTGATGGGAAAATGTAAATCCAAGGGTGGTGGGCAGCATGGGGCACCCGTCCTGGGGAGGGGCCCCTACCGCCTCTGAAGGTTACGCTGGTGCCACCGTGCCACGCCCCGGGACTGCTGGGCCTGCGCCTGCCAGAGCAGAAGGTGTCGCCCCTGCTGCCGCCGCCCAGCTGCCCACAGAAAGCTCACCCGGAACGCCTCCAGGAGCGGGGAGGGCCCGGGAAGCCTGGGGAAGGAGGTGTGAAGTCCTGGGTGCCCCGGGCGAtgccaaccccctccccctctcccccctcccctccccctcttcccccgtccccctcccctcccctacccctcccttcccctccctctcccacccctgcccctcaccCTCTCCAGGGAGCTGCGGGGTGTCCTGCGGGGCCCGGCATCCCAGGACGCCGCCCAGAACCGCTGAGGCCAAGGTGGTCCTGGCGCTGCCTGGATCCCGCGCCCTCAGGTGCCAACCCCTCAGGCTGTGACGCAGCGCCCGCTGCTGCACGCCCTCGAAGAAGGAGCTACCGGAAGGGGCAGGTGAGTGCCGGGGGCCGCCCCCCTCACCCCTGGCTGGGGGTGCCGCAAGGGTGCCACCGTGAGCCAAACGCTGGGCCAGAGCCGGGCAACCCCACCTCCCACACGGGCCGTCCACTAGGACCAGCGGGGGCTCTAAGAAATACCGATGCTCACTGGGGTCCCAGGCCCGGAGATTCTGATGTAATGGCCTGGGTGCGGCTTGGGCTTCCCAACTTTTCCAAAGGCCCCAGGGTGACCCCCCGTGAGCAGCTGAGGCTGAGACCACAGGTCTACTTGCCCTGATCACCTGGCTGATGCTCACCACACTCCCTGGGGGCGTGGGGGCCACACAGCTGACGGGGGGGTGGAGCCGAGCCCAGGCCCAGGGACCC includes these proteins:
- the LOC131749756 gene encoding LOW QUALITY PROTEIN: uncharacterized protein C1orf167-like (The sequence of the model RefSeq protein was modified relative to this genomic sequence to represent the inferred CDS: substituted 1 base at 1 genomic stop codon), whose protein sequence is SFFEGVQQRALRHSLRGWHLRARDPGSARTTLASAVLGGVLGCRAPQDTPQLPGEGLHTSFPRLPGPSPLLEAFRVSFLWAAGRRQQGRHLLLWQAQAQQSRGVARWHQRNLQRRILLGWSHGATAQGARRELAAPRAWDQSCRAALGLWQQRLVQQQETEQWAREWGGDSSDVHWATVTATGRGLRRAVFRGWXEAAARQRPTAASPEQLLLQSHFRAWCGVVRDTVTPRVKGPAFQDGRRRWAPGATLASEAPEAAARPQEQHVAQAPFSCWRSQAQGHQVDSKVRRARAQQTFVARQVAPGECCEARQQAGERTQAQALCWMLWARESCLQRVSRDHAAPKLSARVPEACAQSATRGCVQRTAITQFQRAGPRRLLRTHWAQWRAALLREEVPAALAPLGTAPRALGFLQARPGQLRGSAG